A DNA window from Leptolyngbya sp. KIOST-1 contains the following coding sequences:
- the leuA gene encoding 2-isopropylmalate synthase produces the protein MLTNPAEKYRPFAPVDLPDRTWPNQVITKPPIWLSTDLRDGNQALIEPMSVAQKLRMFDLLVAIGFKEIEVAFPAASETDFTFVRRLIEENRVPDDVEIQVLTQAREDLIRRTFESLAGAKRAIVHVYNATAPVFRRVVFRHDPAQTIALAVNAATLIRDLAVERPETQWRFQYSPEVFSQTELEFARDICNAVLEVWQPTPDRKAIINLPATVESATPNVFADQVEWMHRHLAYRDSVDLSVHNHNDRGCAIAAAELGQMAGADRVEGCLFGNGERTGNVDIVTLALNLYTQGIHPGLDFSCINEVARIVEDCTQLPIHPRHPYVGDLVFTAFSGSHQDAIRKGFAARNPEELWDMPYLPLDPADLGRSYESVVRVNSQSGKGGIAFLLERDYNLSLPRRLQIEFSQVVQRAMDATGKEMTAPMLWNLFEQEYLRANAPFKYVSYHWRDDETPAAISTTVEVNGTVLTREGQGNGPIDAFVAALDLGIRIHSYEEKAIGHGSDADAIALIEIAADWLEGTIHGVGIHSSIVTASLLAVLSAVNRGLSTVAPDQRRQMLQR, from the coding sequence ATGTTGACCAACCCAGCCGAGAAATACCGCCCCTTTGCCCCCGTAGACTTGCCCGATCGCACCTGGCCCAACCAGGTCATCACTAAACCGCCGATCTGGCTCAGCACCGACCTGCGCGACGGCAACCAGGCGCTGATTGAGCCCATGTCCGTAGCGCAAAAGCTGCGAATGTTTGATCTGTTGGTGGCGATCGGCTTCAAAGAAATTGAAGTAGCCTTTCCCGCCGCCTCCGAAACCGACTTTACCTTTGTGCGCCGTCTGATCGAAGAAAACCGGGTGCCCGACGATGTGGAAATTCAGGTGCTCACCCAGGCCCGGGAAGACTTGATTCGCCGCACGTTTGAATCGCTGGCGGGGGCCAAGCGGGCGATCGTCCACGTTTACAACGCTACGGCCCCGGTGTTTCGCCGGGTAGTGTTTCGCCACGACCCGGCCCAGACGATCGCCCTGGCGGTGAATGCGGCGACGCTGATTCGCGATCTGGCGGTGGAACGGCCTGAGACCCAGTGGCGCTTCCAGTATTCGCCAGAGGTGTTTTCGCAGACGGAGCTGGAGTTTGCCCGGGATATTTGCAATGCCGTGTTGGAGGTGTGGCAGCCGACCCCCGATCGCAAGGCGATCATCAACCTGCCCGCCACGGTGGAAAGCGCCACCCCCAATGTGTTTGCCGACCAGGTGGAGTGGATGCACCGCCACCTGGCCTACCGCGACAGCGTGGATTTGAGCGTGCACAACCACAACGACCGGGGCTGTGCGATCGCCGCCGCCGAACTGGGCCAGATGGCCGGGGCCGATCGGGTTGAGGGCTGCCTGTTTGGCAACGGCGAGCGCACCGGCAACGTGGACATCGTCACCCTGGCGCTGAACCTCTATACCCAGGGCATTCATCCGGGGCTGGACTTCTCGTGCATCAACGAGGTGGCCCGCATTGTCGAAGACTGCACCCAATTGCCGATTCACCCCCGCCACCCCTACGTGGGCGACCTGGTATTCACCGCCTTCTCCGGCTCCCACCAGGACGCGATCCGCAAGGGCTTTGCCGCCCGAAATCCCGAAGAACTGTGGGATATGCCCTACCTACCCCTCGACCCAGCGGACCTGGGCCGGTCCTACGAGTCGGTGGTGCGGGTAAATAGCCAGTCGGGCAAGGGGGGGATCGCTTTCTTGCTGGAGCGCGACTACAACCTCAGCCTGCCCCGCCGTTTGCAGATTGAGTTTAGCCAGGTGGTGCAGCGGGCCATGGATGCCACCGGCAAGGAGATGACCGCCCCCATGCTGTGGAACTTGTTTGAGCAGGAGTACCTGCGGGCCAATGCACCGTTTAAATACGTCAGCTACCACTGGCGCGACGACGAAACCCCGGCGGCGATTTCCACAACCGTGGAAGTGAACGGCACCGTGCTGACCCGCGAGGGCCAGGGCAACGGCCCCATCGATGCCTTTGTGGCGGCCCTGGACCTGGGGATTCGGATTCACAGCTACGAGGAGAAGGCGATCGGCCACGGTAGCGACGCCGATGCGATCGCCCTGATCGAGATCGCCGCCGATTGGTTGGAGGGCACCATCCATGGGGTGGGCATCCACAGCAGCATTGTCACCGCCTCGCTGCTGGCGGTGCTGAGTGCCGTCAACCGGGGGCTGTCCACGGTGGCCCCGGACCAGCGCCGGCAGATGTTGCAAAGGTAA
- a CDS encoding GAF domain-containing protein: MARSQAPKTHAIGDREPGKHPLRDSRFQALVCRFSEALARGENAVPIMDNLLAILGQCLQCDRVFLYFRSPESQAGRVPACWRKQESVPTVYDPTWKLESSALPQTDPMFAAALKAQSSIFIEDIETAGPEVLNREFERQTFGHRALIHAHLCSEQKLWGILQACIFDSPRQWSPGDRRLIEQAVAWLTPLAIEYVHAHQPDALALSRP; encoded by the coding sequence ATGGCTCGTTCTCAGGCCCCTAAAACCCATGCAATCGGCGATCGCGAACCGGGTAAGCATCCACTTAGAGATAGTCGATTTCAAGCCCTGGTTTGCCGTTTTTCTGAAGCCCTGGCTCGGGGAGAAAATGCCGTGCCAATTATGGATAATCTGCTGGCTATTTTAGGCCAGTGCCTCCAGTGCGATCGCGTCTTTCTATATTTTCGGTCCCCCGAGTCTCAGGCGGGGCGCGTCCCCGCTTGCTGGCGAAAGCAGGAATCGGTTCCCACCGTCTACGATCCAACCTGGAAGCTAGAATCGTCCGCGTTGCCCCAAACCGATCCCATGTTTGCAGCGGCGCTCAAAGCTCAGTCCAGCATTTTCATTGAAGACATCGAAACGGCCGGGCCTGAGGTGCTAAATCGAGAGTTTGAGCGCCAAACCTTTGGCCATCGAGCTTTGATTCACGCTCATTTGTGCTCCGAGCAAAAGCTGTGGGGCATCCTACAGGCCTGCATTTTTGACTCCCCTCGTCAGTGGAGTCCGGGCGATCGCCGCCTGATTGAACAAGCGGTGGCCTGGCTCACGCCTTTGGCCATTGAGTATGTGCACGCTCATCAACCCGATGCCCTCGCCCTGAGCCGCCCCTAG
- a CDS encoding DUF2945 domain-containing protein, with amino-acid sequence MTQTFKQGDRVSWNTAQGKTVGKVVKKLTSRTEIKGHTVAASKDEPQYLVESEKTGSQAAHKPDALTKEN; translated from the coding sequence ATGACGCAGACGTTTAAGCAAGGCGATCGAGTTTCCTGGAATACAGCCCAGGGAAAAACCGTTGGCAAGGTGGTTAAGAAGTTGACCTCCCGCACCGAGATCAAAGGTCATACTGTGGCGGCTTCTAAGGATGAGCCGCAGTATCTGGTGGAAAGCGAAAAGACCGGCAGCCAAGCCGCCCATAAGCCCGACGCTTTGACAAAAGAAAATTAG
- a CDS encoding sll0787 family AIR synthase-like protein, with protein sequence MTDEVRLWELAAELRRSLGILHKRDIQTAADRLGRYVQSTDQTPILLGDDCAAIPDGDGYLLLAAEGLWPTLVETDPWFAGWCAVMVNVSDICAMGGRAIAVVDTLWSPSPQAAAPLWQGMVAASQAFNVPIVGGHTSCHSPYAALSVAILGRATKLITSFSAQPGDVLLQVVDMQGQMHPQYPFWNAATEANRDRLRTNLELLPQLAEAGLCDTGKDISMGGIVGTTLMLLETSGCGAVLDLGAIAPPPGIDLLPWLLSFPSYGYLLSVRPKAVDQIQSQCHRRSLVCNPIGTVTSGHRLTLKLNDAALDFWDFATDALTGFAPADL encoded by the coding sequence ATGACAGATGAGGTAAGGTTATGGGAACTGGCCGCTGAACTGCGGCGATCGCTCGGCATTCTCCACAAGCGCGACATTCAGACCGCCGCCGATCGCCTGGGTCGCTACGTCCAGTCCACCGACCAAACCCCCATTCTGCTCGGCGATGACTGCGCCGCCATCCCCGACGGCGATGGCTACCTGCTGCTGGCCGCCGAGGGCCTGTGGCCCACCCTGGTGGAAACCGACCCCTGGTTTGCCGGCTGGTGCGCCGTCATGGTCAACGTCAGCGACATCTGCGCCATGGGCGGGCGGGCGATCGCCGTGGTCGATACCCTCTGGAGCCCGTCGCCCCAGGCCGCAGCCCCCCTCTGGCAGGGCATGGTTGCCGCCTCTCAAGCCTTTAACGTGCCCATCGTCGGCGGCCACACCAGCTGCCACAGCCCCTACGCCGCGCTGTCGGTGGCGATCCTCGGTCGGGCAACGAAGCTAATCACCAGCTTTAGCGCCCAGCCGGGGGATGTACTGCTACAGGTAGTAGATATGCAGGGCCAGATGCATCCGCAGTATCCCTTCTGGAATGCGGCCACGGAGGCGAATCGCGATCGCCTCCGCACCAACCTGGAGCTATTGCCCCAACTCGCCGAAGCGGGCCTCTGCGACACCGGCAAAGACATCAGCATGGGCGGCATTGTAGGGACAACCCTGATGCTGCTGGAGACTTCGGGCTGCGGGGCCGTGCTGGATCTGGGGGCAATCGCCCCACCCCCCGGCATTGACCTGCTGCCCTGGCTGCTTAGCTTCCCCAGCTATGGCTATTTGCTCAGCGTGCGCCCCAAAGCCGTAGACCAGATTCAGTCCCAGTGCCACCGCCGCAGCCTGGTTTGTAACCCCATTGGCACCGTCACCAGCGGGCACCGCCTGACGCTGAAGTTGAACGATGCCGCTCTGGACTTTTGGGATTTTGCTACCGACGCCCTGACTGGCTTTGCCCCAGCTGACTTATAA
- a CDS encoding DUF433 domain-containing protein, which produces MTTGARVIHSDPDILGGTPVFVGTRVPVKTLLDYLEAGDPLDEFLNHFPSVQREQAIAALELAKQMLLAYANPA; this is translated from the coding sequence ATGACAACCGGAGCGCGGGTAATTCATAGCGATCCTGATATTCTCGGTGGCACCCCGGTTTTTGTCGGCACCCGTGTACCTGTAAAAACCCTGCTCGACTACCTCGAAGCTGGGGATCCACTGGACGAGTTTCTAAACCATTTTCCCAGCGTTCAGCGCGAGCAAGCGATCGCAGCGCTGGAACTAGCCAAGCAAATGCTCCTGGCCTATGCGAATCCTGCTTGA
- a CDS encoding MSMEG_0567/Sll0786 family nitrogen starvation N-acetyltransferase — protein MALHRYSFELAKTPADIQGYFALRQAIFCEEQGLFDHDDADDLDSLAYPIVAIDHEAPSADRIVGVVRIYEKSPRLWYGGRLGVHPDYRRVGRIGKGLIHKAVTTANTWGCDRFLATVQEQNVRFFQRLHWDSLEEMVLRDRPHHLMEADLAHYPPGEEVRPVLSWQEQQVS, from the coding sequence ATGGCACTCCATCGCTACAGCTTTGAACTGGCCAAAACGCCCGCCGATATCCAGGGCTACTTCGCCCTGCGGCAGGCGATTTTCTGCGAAGAACAGGGTCTCTTTGACCACGACGATGCCGACGACCTTGATAGCCTCGCCTATCCCATTGTCGCCATCGACCATGAGGCCCCCAGTGCCGATCGCATCGTCGGCGTTGTCCGCATCTACGAAAAGTCGCCCCGCCTCTGGTACGGCGGTCGCCTCGGTGTTCACCCCGACTACCGCCGCGTGGGCCGCATCGGCAAAGGGCTGATCCACAAAGCAGTGACTACGGCAAATACCTGGGGCTGCGATCGCTTCCTCGCCACCGTGCAAGAGCAAAACGTCCGCTTCTTCCAGCGTCTCCACTGGGATTCCCTGGAGGAGATGGTGCTGCGCGATCGTCCCCATCACCTGATGGAAGCTGACCTGGCCCACTATCCCCCTGGCGAGGAGGTGCGGCCTGTTCTGAGCTGGCAGGAGCAGCAAGTATCGTAG
- a CDS encoding MSMEG_0568 family radical SAM protein, which yields MNKQRLITELQSHGLRVVDSPPGAAGRRGGAGPSDHRAITIDGTTVMVPVYTDSAARSPYTLRATAASPLHLEASGEAIAPVDVPNAPKFYGLTTADGIPYSKIALLHGRDVLATTVQQTCMRYRDPATACQFCAIEKSLEAGRTIARKTPAQLAEVAEAAVRLDGVTNMIMTTGTPNTSDRGAAYLTECAAAIRQRVPHLPIQAQCEPPDDFAWFDRMKAAGVDSLGMHLEAVDPEVRARIMPGKAEVPLTVYYQAFEAAVKVFGWGQVSTYLLAGLGDSLETLVEASDRLIQLGVYPFVVPFVPIGETPLAHHPAPSSEFMFALYQRVGALLKQSGMASADMKAGCAKCGACSALSTFEG from the coding sequence ATGAACAAACAACGGCTGATTACGGAATTGCAGAGCCACGGGCTGCGGGTAGTGGACTCGCCCCCCGGCGCAGCGGGCAGGCGAGGCGGCGCAGGCCCCTCCGACCACCGCGCCATCACCATCGATGGCACCACCGTCATGGTGCCGGTCTACACCGATAGCGCCGCCCGATCGCCCTATACCCTCAGGGCGACCGCCGCCAGTCCGCTGCACCTGGAGGCTTCGGGGGAGGCGATCGCCCCCGTTGACGTACCCAACGCGCCCAAGTTCTACGGTCTCACCACCGCCGACGGCATCCCCTACTCAAAAATTGCCCTGCTCCACGGGCGCGACGTGCTGGCCACCACGGTGCAGCAGACCTGCATGCGCTACCGCGACCCCGCCACCGCCTGCCAGTTCTGCGCCATTGAGAAATCCCTGGAAGCAGGTCGCACGATCGCCCGCAAGACCCCGGCCCAGCTAGCGGAGGTGGCTGAAGCTGCCGTGCGGCTCGACGGGGTGACGAACATGATTATGACCACGGGCACGCCGAATACGAGCGATCGCGGGGCTGCCTACCTCACCGAGTGCGCCGCCGCCATTCGCCAGCGGGTGCCCCACCTGCCCATCCAGGCCCAGTGCGAACCGCCGGACGACTTCGCCTGGTTCGATCGCATGAAGGCAGCGGGGGTAGACAGCCTGGGCATGCACCTGGAGGCGGTAGACCCGGAGGTGCGGGCCAGAATCATGCCTGGGAAAGCCGAAGTACCGCTCACGGTCTACTATCAAGCCTTTGAAGCAGCCGTGAAAGTCTTTGGCTGGGGTCAGGTGAGCACCTACCTGCTGGCGGGCCTGGGGGACAGCCTGGAGACCCTGGTGGAGGCGAGCGATCGCCTGATTCAGCTGGGGGTCTACCCCTTTGTGGTGCCCTTTGTGCCCATCGGCGAAACCCCCCTGGCCCACCACCCCGCCCCCAGCAGTGAGTTTATGTTTGCCCTCTACCAGCGGGTGGGGGCACTGCTGAAGCAGTCGGGTATGGCCTCGGCGGACATGAAGGCGGGCTGCGCCAAGTGCGGCGCTTGCTCGGCGCTATCGACGTTTGAGGGGTGA
- a CDS encoding Nit6803 family nitrilase — protein MDYTKTVRAAAAQISPVLFSRDGTTEKVLETIAQAAQSGVQLIVFPETFIPYYPYFSFVQPPVLMGKEHMRLYEEAVAVPGPVTDAVSRAARSYGMVVVLGVNEREAGSLYNTQLVFDADGTLALKRRKITPTYHERMVWGQGDGAGLKVVDTAVGRLGALACWEHYNPLARYALMTQHEQIHCGQFPGSMVGQIFGDQIEVTMRHHALESGCFVVNATGWLTAEQKQQITPDENLHRVLSGGCYTAIISPEGVPLTEPITEGEGLAIADLDFSLITKRKRMMDSVGHYARPDLLRLTVNAEPWSVVEMPSAHSAQGAAPALSEEESVKPSSNGVELTA, from the coding sequence ATGGACTACACCAAAACCGTCCGCGCCGCCGCCGCCCAGATCAGCCCCGTGCTGTTCAGCCGCGACGGCACCACCGAAAAGGTGCTGGAGACCATCGCCCAGGCCGCCCAATCCGGCGTGCAGCTGATCGTCTTCCCCGAGACCTTCATCCCCTACTACCCCTACTTTTCGTTTGTGCAGCCGCCCGTGCTGATGGGCAAAGAGCACATGCGCCTGTACGAGGAAGCGGTGGCGGTGCCGGGGCCGGTGACCGATGCGGTAAGTCGGGCAGCGCGCTCCTACGGCATGGTGGTGGTGCTGGGGGTAAACGAGCGGGAGGCCGGTTCCCTCTACAACACCCAGCTGGTTTTCGACGCCGACGGCACCCTGGCGCTGAAGCGGCGCAAGATCACCCCCACCTACCACGAGCGCATGGTGTGGGGCCAGGGGGATGGGGCCGGGCTGAAGGTGGTGGACACCGCCGTGGGGCGACTGGGGGCACTGGCCTGCTGGGAGCATTACAACCCCCTGGCCCGCTACGCCCTGATGACCCAGCACGAGCAGATCCACTGCGGGCAGTTCCCAGGCTCGATGGTGGGGCAGATTTTTGGCGACCAGATAGAGGTGACCATGCGCCACCACGCCCTAGAGTCGGGCTGCTTTGTGGTGAATGCCACGGGCTGGCTGACGGCGGAGCAAAAGCAGCAGATTACGCCCGATGAGAACCTGCACCGGGTGCTGTCGGGGGGGTGCTACACCGCCATCATTAGCCCAGAGGGGGTGCCGCTGACGGAGCCGATTACCGAGGGGGAAGGCCTGGCGATCGCCGATCTCGACTTCTCTCTCATCACCAAGCGCAAGCGCATGATGGACTCCGTCGGCCACTACGCCCGCCCCGACCTGCTGCGCCTGACGGTGAATGCCGAACCCTGGTCAGTGGTGGAAATGCCCAGTGCTCATTCGGCCCAGGGCGCTGCTCCGGCCCTCTCCGAGGAGGAATCGGTAAAACCATCCTCCAACGGGGTTGAACTGACTGCCTAA
- a CDS encoding MSMEG_0572/Sll0783 family nitrogen starvation response protein, producing MPEVTKPANQTGDFLVDYEEKVFPDVQAEPGEKALITFHTVAFEGSIGLVNLLQATRLIRKGFETSVLLYGPGVTLGVQRGFPKLGDEAFPGHMAMNNQIVKVMELGGKVYACRFALQALYGHGEPSLIPGIRPINPLDVLDLVLMHRKEGAFILDTWTM from the coding sequence ATGCCTGAAGTAACGAAGCCAGCCAACCAGACTGGCGACTTTCTGGTTGATTACGAAGAAAAAGTATTCCCTGACGTGCAGGCGGAGCCCGGCGAAAAAGCCCTCATCACCTTTCACACCGTCGCCTTTGAAGGCTCCATTGGCCTGGTCAACCTGCTTCAGGCCACCCGCCTGATTCGCAAAGGTTTCGAGACCTCGGTGCTGCTCTACGGCCCCGGCGTCACCCTGGGGGTGCAGCGCGGCTTCCCCAAGCTGGGCGACGAAGCCTTCCCCGGCCATATGGCGATGAACAACCAGATTGTCAAGGTGATGGAGCTGGGCGGCAAGGTCTACGCCTGCCGCTTTGCCCTCCAGGCCCTCTACGGCCACGGCGAACCCTCCCTCATCCCCGGCATTCGCCCCATCAACCCCCTCGACGTGCTCGATCTGGTATTGATGCACCGCAAAGAAGGGGCCTTCATCCTCGACACCTGGACAATGTAG
- a CDS encoding MSMEG_0569 family flavin-dependent oxidoreductase yields MSLHHGVIIIGGGQAGLSISYCLSRRGIDHLVLEQHQIAHSWRNKRWDSFCLVTPNWQCQLPGFPYPGDDPEGFMGRDAIVEYIEQYASHFNPPIKTGVTVERVQRGESTAFEVNTTQGTFTADQVVVATGGYHTPKIPRLAERLAPDVVQLHSAEYRNPAALPPGAVLVVGTGQSGCQIAEDLHLAGRQVHLCVGGAPRSPRRYRGKDVVEWLDQMGYYDLAIDNHPQKDTVRHKTNHYVTGRDGGHEIDLRHFALQGMALHGRLKEIQGTQLHFGDDLKANLDAADAVAESIKRTIDAYIEKNGIDAPLDPPYRPVWEPESVETGIDYREANITSVIWCIGYGLDFRWIELPVFDGQGYPGHRRGVTAVSGLYFLGLPWLYTWGSARFSGIARDAEYLAEQVAMRTGGSHPRVPQTVNEVAIGS; encoded by the coding sequence ATGTCCCTGCACCACGGCGTAATCATCATTGGCGGCGGCCAGGCGGGGCTGTCGATCAGCTACTGCCTGAGCCGCCGGGGCATCGACCACCTGGTGCTGGAGCAGCACCAGATCGCCCACTCCTGGCGCAATAAGCGGTGGGACTCGTTCTGCCTGGTCACCCCCAACTGGCAGTGCCAGCTGCCCGGTTTCCCCTACCCCGGCGACGATCCGGAGGGGTTCATGGGTCGCGATGCGATCGTCGAGTACATCGAGCAGTACGCCAGCCACTTCAACCCGCCGATCAAGACCGGGGTGACGGTGGAGCGGGTGCAGCGGGGAGAGAGTACTGCCTTTGAGGTGAACACCACCCAGGGCACCTTCACCGCCGACCAGGTGGTGGTGGCCACTGGCGGTTATCACACCCCCAAAATTCCCCGCCTGGCCGAGCGCCTGGCCCCCGATGTAGTGCAGCTTCACTCCGCTGAATACCGCAATCCCGCCGCGCTCCCCCCTGGGGCGGTGCTAGTGGTGGGCACGGGGCAGTCGGGCTGCCAGATTGCCGAAGACCTGCACCTGGCCGGGCGGCAGGTACATCTGTGCGTGGGGGGTGCGCCGCGATCGCCCCGCCGCTACCGGGGCAAAGACGTGGTGGAATGGCTCGACCAGATGGGCTACTACGACCTGGCGATCGACAACCACCCCCAAAAAGACACCGTGCGCCACAAAACCAACCACTACGTCACCGGGCGCGACGGTGGTCACGAAATCGACCTGCGCCACTTCGCCCTCCAGGGCATGGCCCTCCACGGGCGGCTGAAGGAGATCCAGGGCACCCAGCTCCACTTTGGCGACGACCTGAAGGCCAACCTGGACGCTGCCGACGCCGTGGCCGAGAGCATCAAGCGCACCATCGACGCCTACATTGAGAAGAACGGCATTGACGCACCTCTGGATCCTCCGTATCGGCCCGTGTGGGAGCCGGAGTCCGTTGAAACTGGCATCGACTACCGCGAGGCCAACATCACCTCGGTGATCTGGTGCATCGGCTACGGGCTCGACTTTCGCTGGATCGAGCTACCTGTGTTTGATGGTCAGGGCTATCCTGGCCATCGCCGAGGCGTTACTGCGGTGTCGGGGCTCTATTTCCTGGGTCTGCCCTGGCTCTACACCTGGGGTTCTGCCCGCTTCTCGGGCATCGCCCGCGACGCGGAGTACTTGGCCGAGCAGGTTGCTATGAGAACTGGTGGTAGTCATCCCCGCGTGCCACAAACCGTCAATGAAGTGGCGATCGGGTCTTAA
- a CDS encoding DUF6438 domain-containing protein — MEQDVPSIAQVILERGMCFGECPVYKVTLLANGTVTWLGELFVKTTGPASWLVPTTRVTDIEKALHQANFRSLADLYEPDMTCQPSCKITVEYADGLFKTVDHDLGSSSAPKALVLLEKQLDKLIGTAPYIGTLSR; from the coding sequence ATGGAACAAGATGTGCCCAGTATTGCCCAAGTGATTCTAGAGCGAGGTATGTGTTTTGGCGAATGTCCCGTATACAAGGTCACGCTCCTAGCCAATGGCACAGTAACCTGGCTAGGAGAACTTTTCGTCAAAACTACAGGGCCAGCCTCATGGCTTGTGCCAACAACTAGAGTTACCGATATTGAGAAGGCACTCCACCAAGCCAACTTTCGCTCTCTTGCTGATCTCTATGAGCCTGATATGACCTGCCAGCCATCATGCAAAATCACAGTGGAATATGCTGATGGTTTATTCAAAACCGTAGATCACGATCTTGGTTCCTCTAGCGCTCCGAAAGCTTTGGTATTGCTAGAGAAACAGCTTGACAAACTAATCGGCACGGCACCTTACATTGGTACCTTGTCTAGGTAA
- the proC gene encoding pyrroline-5-carboxylate reductase, which translates to MPLATFGVIGGGMMGEALITRLLDQKIFTPGSVMVSDPQAARRELLHQSYGVQTTADNQLVIDSAEIVLLAIKPQMLASVADPLKPPTRDSPPLLLSILAGTTLARLQAAFPGWAVVRAMPNTPATVGAGVTALATGEGVSIEQLSQARTIFASVGTVVEVPEYQMDAVTALSGSGPGYLALVVEALADGGVAVGLPRAVALELAIATVRGTGELLHQSNLHPAVLKDRVTSPGGTTIAGIGALEAGGLRSALIAAVKAAYLRSKELGQS; encoded by the coding sequence ATGCCCTTGGCAACATTTGGGGTTATCGGCGGCGGGATGATGGGAGAAGCTCTCATCACCCGCCTTCTTGATCAGAAAATTTTTACGCCTGGGTCAGTGATGGTGAGCGATCCCCAGGCGGCTCGGCGAGAGCTGCTGCACCAGAGCTACGGCGTGCAGACTACCGCTGACAACCAGTTAGTGATCGATTCGGCTGAGATAGTCTTGTTGGCGATTAAGCCGCAGATGCTGGCATCGGTAGCGGACCCTCTCAAGCCCCCAACCCGTGATTCCCCGCCGTTACTGCTGTCCATTTTGGCAGGGACGACCCTGGCCCGGTTGCAGGCGGCTTTTCCAGGCTGGGCGGTGGTGCGGGCGATGCCGAACACCCCTGCCACAGTGGGAGCGGGGGTAACGGCGCTAGCGACAGGGGAAGGGGTCAGCATAGAGCAGTTGTCCCAGGCCCGCACTATTTTCGCCAGCGTGGGCACTGTAGTCGAGGTGCCCGAGTATCAAATGGATGCGGTGACGGCGCTGTCGGGGTCGGGACCGGGGTACCTGGCCCTGGTGGTAGAGGCCCTGGCCGATGGTGGCGTGGCAGTGGGATTGCCGCGAGCCGTGGCGCTGGAACTGGCGATCGCCACCGTGCGCGGCACCGGCGAACTGCTGCACCAGAGCAACCTGCACCCCGCCGTGCTGAAGGACCGGGTGACCAGCCCCGGCGGCACCACCATTGCGGGCATTGGGGCGCTGGAAGCAGGCGGGCTGCGATCGGCCCTGATTGCAGCGGTGAAGGCGGCGTATCTGCGGTCTAAGGAACTCGGTCAGTCCTAA
- a CDS encoding cell division protein SepF translates to MFSKLRDFVGLNDPADYDYEYEEMDGEEYQNLYQEENTQPIVQPQPEEVRRSRPRRERMMPTDAGMTPMASNVIGMPGAMNGTSEVVVMEPRSFEEMPQAIQALRERKSVVLNLTIMDPDQAQRAVDFVAGGTYAIDGHQERIGESIFLFTPNCVQVSTPTEYEEEVFMGQPQGMPMPGQMPPAPTWGAEPMARMA, encoded by the coding sequence ATGTTTTCTAAACTGCGGGACTTCGTTGGCCTCAACGACCCAGCAGACTACGACTACGAGTACGAAGAAATGGATGGTGAGGAATATCAAAACCTCTACCAGGAAGAGAACACCCAGCCCATTGTGCAGCCCCAGCCGGAAGAAGTTCGGCGGAGCCGCCCCCGTCGCGAACGAATGATGCCCACTGATGCAGGAATGACCCCGATGGCCAGCAACGTAATTGGTATGCCTGGTGCTATGAACGGCACCTCCGAAGTGGTGGTAATGGAGCCTCGCTCCTTTGAGGAGATGCCCCAAGCCATCCAGGCCCTGCGCGAGCGCAAGTCGGTCGTCCTCAACCTGACCATCATGGATCCTGACCAGGCCCAGCGCGCCGTTGACTTTGTAGCGGGCGGCACCTACGCCATTGATGGCCATCAGGAGCGCATTGGCGAGAGCATTTTCCTCTTCACCCCCAACTGCGTCCAAGTCAGCACCCCCACCGAGTACGAAGAAGAGGTCTTCATGGGCCAGCCCCAGGGCATGCCCATGCCCGGTCAAATGCCCCCGGCGCCCACCTGGGGTGCAGAGCCCATGGCCCGTATGGCCTAG